The following proteins come from a genomic window of Eulemur rufifrons isolate Redbay chromosome 24, OSU_ERuf_1, whole genome shotgun sequence:
- the PRR19 gene encoding proline-rich protein 19: MDPRGPTSQSFQRREKPGRVRRQKTRRERNEALVGSRRPLARQNAPVASQDPSVAFRDPVAATAPKLVVITQGRLSREHRGLFNHEVKSLDVARLLSSGALEPCTPPLPTKSFTSPGKAQEPALQSRGKENQVPGGSGPGPPSSSELSGIGQLLRELQCQLILPQAFPRRNLVQEARDAILGTLHSCHGCVPNLALVLRGCQPPLPGAKPGGPERQRMTPSWINSPEQAPGEGRQRRPQGTKELTFTMPHTSSTPTAHRVNLARGPWPPPLPSLPSPSGVAWGPPTAFDLLKSIWLVATPPTPQPWGVSPPQPPPQPPSPLLPRTSALDWSPSPPAPLPSLSWVVARSSPEAWSFPPMRLY; this comes from the exons ATGGACCCCCGGGGGCCAACCTCTCAGTCTTTCCAGCGGCGTGAGAAACCTGGGCGAGTCCGCCGTCAGAAGACCAGGCGGGAACGGAATGAGGCCCTGGTGGGCAGCCGCAGGCCATTGGCTCGTCAGAATGCTCCTGTGGCCAGTCAAGATCCATCTGTGGCCTTCCGGGATCCTGTGGCTGCCACTGCCCCCAAGCTTGTAGTCATAACCCAAGGCCGGCTGAGCCGGGAGCACCGGGGTCTCTTCAACCACGAGGTGAAATCGCTGGACGTAGCACGGCTGCTTAGTAGTGGGGCCCTGGAGCCATGCACCCCCCCACTTCCCACCAAGTCCTTCACAAGCCCAGGCAAGGCCCAAGAGCCAGCTCTACAGTCAAGGGGCAAGGAGAATCAGGTACCTGGAGGCTCAGGCCCAGGACCACCTAGTTCTTCAGAGCTATCTGGCATTGGGCAGCTGTTGAGGGAGCTGCAGTGCCAGCTGATTCTGCCACAGGCCTTCCCCAGGAGGAACCTGGTACAAGAGGCCAGGGATGCCATCCTGGGCACCTTACACTCCTGCCATGGCTGTGTGCCTAACCTTGCCCTGGTGCTCCGGGGCTGCCAGCCACCCTTGCCAG GGGCCAAGCCTGGGGGCCCTGAGAGGCAAAGGATGACACCCTCCTGGATCAACAGTCCTGAACAGGCCCCaggagaggggaggcagaggaggccgCAGGGGACAAAGGAGCTTACCTTCACCATGCCTCACACCTCCAGCACGCCCACTGCACACAGGGTGAACCTGGCCAGAGGTCCCTGGCCACCCCCCTTGCCCTCATTGCCTTCACCATCAGGGGTGGCCTGGGGCCCCCCAACAGCCTTTGACCTACTGAAAAGCATCTGGCTGGTAGCCACACCAcccactccccagccctggggggtCAGCCCACCTCAGCCCCCGCCTCAGCCACCATCACCCTTGTTGCCCCGAACGTCTGCCCTGGACTGGAGCCCCAGCCCCCCTGCTCCGCTTCCCAGCCTCTCCTGGGTGGTGGCCCGGAGCAGTCCGGAAGCCTGGTCCTTTCCACCCATGAGACTGTActga
- the TMEM145 gene encoding transmembrane protein 145 isoform X2, which produces MEPPRAPALRRLLPPLLLLLLPLPPRARAKYVRGNLSSKEDWVFLTRFCFLSDYGRLDFRFRYPEAKCCQNILLYFDDPSQWPAVYKAGDKDCLAKESVIRPENNQVINLTTQYAWSGCQVVSEEGTHYLSCSSGRSFRSGDGLQLEYEMVLTNGKSFWTRHFSADEFGILETDVTFLLIFILIFFLSCYFGYLLKGRQLLHTTYKMFMAAAGVEVLSLLFFCIYWGQYATDGIGNESVKILAKLLFSSSFLIFLLMLILLGKGFTVTRGRISHSGSVKLSVYMTLYTLTHVVLLIYEAEFFDPGQVLYTYESPAGYGLIGLQVAAYVWFSYAVLVSLRHFPEKQPFYVPFFAAYTLWFFAVPVMALIANFGIPKWAREKIVNGIQLGIHLYAHGVFLIMTRPSAANKNFPYHVRTSQIASAGAPGPGGSQSSDKAFPQHVYGNVTFISDSVPNFTELFSIPPPASSPLPRAAPDSGLPLFRDLRPPGPLRDL; this is translated from the exons ATGGAGCCCCCGCGCGCGCCCGCGCTGCGCCGCCTGCTCCCGCCgttgctgctcctgctgctgccactgccccCCCGCGCCCGGGCCAAGTACGTGCGGGGCAACCTCAGCTCCAAGGAG GACTGGGTGTTCTTGACAAGATTTTGTTTCCTCTCGGATTATGGCCGACTGGACTTCCGTTTCCGCTACCCTGAG GCCAAGTGCTGTCAGAACATCCTCCTCTATTTCGATGACCCATCCCAGTGGCCAGCTGTGTATAAGGCAGGGGACAAG GACTGCCTGGCCAAGGAGTCAGTGATCAGGCCGGAGAACAACCAGGTCATCAACCTCACCACCCAGTATGCCTGGTCAGGCTGTCAG GTGGTGTCAGAGGAGGGAACCCACTACCTGAGCTGCTCCAGTGGCCGCAGCTTCCGCTCA GGAGATGGATTGCAGCTGGAGTACGAGATGGTCCTCACCAACGGCAAGTCCTTTTGGACACGACACTTCTCAGCCGATGAGTTTG GGATCCTGGAGACAGATGTGAccttcctcctcatcttcatcctcatcttcttcctctcctgTTACTTTGGAT ATTTGCTGAAAGGTCGTCAGTTGCTCCACACAACTTATAAAATGTTCATGGCTGCAGCAGGAGTGGAGG TCCTGAGCCTcctatttttctgcatctattggggCCAGTATGCCACCGATGGCATTGGCAACGAGAGTGTGAAGATCTTGG ccaaGCTGCTCTTCTCCTCCAGCTTCCTCATCTTCCTGCTGATGCTCATCCTTCTGGGGAAGGGATTCACGGTGACACG GGGCCGCATCAGCCACTCGGGCTCTGTGAAGCTGTCTGTCTACATGACCCTGTACACGCTTACCCACGTGGTGCTGCTCATTTACGAGGCCGAA TTCTTTGACCCGGGCCAGGTACTGTACACATACGAGTCACCAGCTGGCTACGGGCTCATCGGGCTGCAGGTGGCGGCCTACGTGTGGTTTTCCTACGCCGTCCTCGTCTCGCTGCGCCACTTCCCTGAGAAGCAGCCCTTTTATGTGCCCTTCTTTGCTGCCTACACCCTCTG GTTCTTTGCGGTTCCAGTCATGGCTCTAATTGCCAATTTCGGGATCCCTAAGTGGGCCCGGGAGAAGATTGTCAATGGCATCCAGCTGGGGATCCACCTGTACGCCCACGGCGTGTTCCTG ATCATGACTCGCCCATCGGCTGCCAACAAGAACTTCCCGTACCACGTGCGCACGTCTCAGATCGCATCAGCTGGGGCCCCTGGACCAGGAGGGAGCCAATCGTCGGACAAGGCCTTCCCGCAGCACGTCTATGGGAACGTGACGTTCATCAGCGACTCGGTGCCCAACTTCACGGAGCTCTTCTCCATACCCCCGCCCGCCTCCTCC cccctgccccgAGCGGCGCCGGATTCTGGGCTCCCGCTGTTCCGTGACCTCCGACCCCCTGGCCCCCTCCGAGACCTCTGA
- the PAFAH1B3 gene encoding platelet-activating factor acetylhydrolase IB subunit alpha1 codes for MSGEENPASKPTPVQDVQGDGRWMSLHHRFVADSKDKEPEVVFIGDSLVQLMHQCEIWRELFSPLHALNFGIGGDNTQHVLWRLENGELEHIRPKIVVVWVGTNNHGHTAEQVTGGIKAIVQLVNERQPQARVVVLGLLPRGQHPNPLREKNRRVNELVRAALAGHPRAHFLDADPGFVHSDGTISHHDMYDYLHLSRLGYTPVCRSLHSLLLRLLAQDQGQGVPLPEPTP; via the exons ATGAGCGGAGAGGAGAACCCGGCCAGCAAGCCCACGCCGGTGCAGGACGTGCAGGGCGACGGGCGCTGGATGTCCCTG CACCATCGGTTCGTGGCGGACAGCAAGGACAAGGAACCTGAAGTCGTCTTCATCGGGGACTCCTTAGTCCAGCTAATGCACCAGTGCGAG ATCTGGCGGGAGCTCTTCTCTCCTCTGCATGCCCTTAACTTTGGCATTGGTGGTGACAACACACAGCATGTGCTGTGGCGGCTGGAGAATGGGGAGCTGGAACATATCCGGCCCAAG ATTGTGGTGGTCTGGGTGGGCACCAACAACCACGGGCACACAGCAGAGCAGGTGACTGGAGGCATCAAAGCCATTGTGCAACTGGTGAACGAGCGGCAGCCCCAGGCTCGGGTCGTGGTGTTG GGCCTGCTTCCAAGGGGCCAGCATCCCAATCCGCTTCGGGAGAAGAACCGACGGGTGAATGAGCTGGTTCGGGCAGCACTGGCTGGCCACCCTCGGGCCCACTTCCTGGATGCTGACCCTGGCTTTGTACACTCAGATGGCACCATAAGCCACCATGACATGTACGATTACCTGCATCTGAGCCGCCTGGGCTACACACCCGTCTGCCGGTCCCTGCACTCCTTGCTTCTGCGTCTGCTGGCCCAAGACCAGGGCCAAGGTGTTCCCCTGCCGGAGCCCACACCCTAA
- the TMEM145 gene encoding transmembrane protein 145 isoform X1 gives MEPPRAPALRRLLPPLLLLLLPLPPRARAKYVRGNLSSKEDWVFLTRFCFLSDYGRLDFRFRYPEAKCCQNILLYFDDPSQWPAVYKAGDKDCLAKESVIRPENNQVINLTTQYAWSGCQVVSEEGTHYLSCSSGRSFRSVRERWWYIALSKCGGDGLQLEYEMVLTNGKSFWTRHFSADEFGILETDVTFLLIFILIFFLSCYFGYLLKGRQLLHTTYKMFMAAAGVEVLSLLFFCIYWGQYATDGIGNESVKILAKLLFSSSFLIFLLMLILLGKGFTVTRGRISHSGSVKLSVYMTLYTLTHVVLLIYEAEFFDPGQVLYTYESPAGYGLIGLQVAAYVWFSYAVLVSLRHFPEKQPFYVPFFAAYTLWFFAVPVMALIANFGIPKWAREKIVNGIQLGIHLYAHGVFLIMTRPSAANKNFPYHVRTSQIASAGAPGPGGSQSSDKAFPQHVYGNVTFISDSVPNFTELFSIPPPASSAGKQVEETAVAAAVAPRGRVVTMAEPGAASPPPPARYPKAADPGWDGQTPPYRPLVPQTAVPHTGFTEYFSMHTAGGTAPPV, from the exons ATGGAGCCCCCGCGCGCGCCCGCGCTGCGCCGCCTGCTCCCGCCgttgctgctcctgctgctgccactgccccCCCGCGCCCGGGCCAAGTACGTGCGGGGCAACCTCAGCTCCAAGGAG GACTGGGTGTTCTTGACAAGATTTTGTTTCCTCTCGGATTATGGCCGACTGGACTTCCGTTTCCGCTACCCTGAG GCCAAGTGCTGTCAGAACATCCTCCTCTATTTCGATGACCCATCCCAGTGGCCAGCTGTGTATAAGGCAGGGGACAAG GACTGCCTGGCCAAGGAGTCAGTGATCAGGCCGGAGAACAACCAGGTCATCAACCTCACCACCCAGTATGCCTGGTCAGGCTGTCAG GTGGTGTCAGAGGAGGGAACCCACTACCTGAGCTGCTCCAGTGGCCGCAGCTTCCGCTCAGTGCGTGAAAGGTGGTGGTACATTGCCCTCAGCAAGTGCGGG GGAGATGGATTGCAGCTGGAGTACGAGATGGTCCTCACCAACGGCAAGTCCTTTTGGACACGACACTTCTCAGCCGATGAGTTTG GGATCCTGGAGACAGATGTGAccttcctcctcatcttcatcctcatcttcttcctctcctgTTACTTTGGAT ATTTGCTGAAAGGTCGTCAGTTGCTCCACACAACTTATAAAATGTTCATGGCTGCAGCAGGAGTGGAGG TCCTGAGCCTcctatttttctgcatctattggggCCAGTATGCCACCGATGGCATTGGCAACGAGAGTGTGAAGATCTTGG ccaaGCTGCTCTTCTCCTCCAGCTTCCTCATCTTCCTGCTGATGCTCATCCTTCTGGGGAAGGGATTCACGGTGACACG GGGCCGCATCAGCCACTCGGGCTCTGTGAAGCTGTCTGTCTACATGACCCTGTACACGCTTACCCACGTGGTGCTGCTCATTTACGAGGCCGAA TTCTTTGACCCGGGCCAGGTACTGTACACATACGAGTCACCAGCTGGCTACGGGCTCATCGGGCTGCAGGTGGCGGCCTACGTGTGGTTTTCCTACGCCGTCCTCGTCTCGCTGCGCCACTTCCCTGAGAAGCAGCCCTTTTATGTGCCCTTCTTTGCTGCCTACACCCTCTG GTTCTTTGCGGTTCCAGTCATGGCTCTAATTGCCAATTTCGGGATCCCTAAGTGGGCCCGGGAGAAGATTGTCAATGGCATCCAGCTGGGGATCCACCTGTACGCCCACGGCGTGTTCCTG ATCATGACTCGCCCATCGGCTGCCAACAAGAACTTCCCGTACCACGTGCGCACGTCTCAGATCGCATCAGCTGGGGCCCCTGGACCAGGAGGGAGCCAATCGTCGGACAAGGCCTTCCCGCAGCACGTCTATGGGAACGTGACGTTCATCAGCGACTCGGTGCCCAACTTCACGGAGCTCTTCTCCATACCCCCGCCCGCCTCCTCC GCCGGGAAGCAGGTGGAGGAGACtgcggtggcggcggcggtggcCCCGAGGGGCCGCGTGGTGACCATGGCCGAGCCCGGCgcagcctccccgccccctcccgctcGGTACCCCAAGGCGGCCGACCCGGGCTGGGATGGCCAGACGCCGCCCTACCGGCCGCTCGTGCCCCAGACGGCGGTGCCGCACACCGGCTTCACCGAATACTTCAGCATGCACACGGCCGGGGGCACCGCACCCCCGGTCTGA